A stretch of Numenius arquata chromosome 11, bNumArq3.hap1.1, whole genome shotgun sequence DNA encodes these proteins:
- the CTXN2 gene encoding cortexin-2, producing the protein MMSSNYCSNTSASMSVNEMSAFPLTLEQKTGFAFVGILCVFLGLLIIRCFKILLDPYSSMPSSTWEDEVEGLDKGTFEYALA; encoded by the coding sequence ATGATGAGCAGTAACTACTGCAGCAACACTTCAGCCAGCATGAGTGTCAACGAAATGTCTGCCTTCCCTCTGACTTTAGAGCAGAAAACCGGCTTTGCCTTTGTGGggattttgtgtgttttcttgggACTTCTAATCATCAGATGCTTCAAAATCTTGCTGGACCCCTACAGTAGTATGCCCTCTTCTACATGGGAAGATGAAGTTGAGGGGTTGGATAAAGGAACATTTGAATATGCTCTTGCATGA